Proteins encoded by one window of Cannabis sativa cultivar Pink pepper isolate KNU-18-1 chromosome 4, ASM2916894v1, whole genome shotgun sequence:
- the LOC115712598 gene encoding ubiquitin-like-conjugating enzyme ATG10 yields MDGVISWSEFYRAGGAFMERWNRLNSSLPPWSWVSSSSSSKQHLNLGVASSQSHHQNQMNGYLVQEKLCLPVHNSTTQRDGTFQEDLDMEEEITFTEEEEPVDSATLVESNNGVGVHYYDFHIVYSASYRVPVLYFRAYCIDGQPLKLEEIEKDLPSSSSKVLVESKWTFITQEEHPYLNRPWYKLHPCGTSEWMKLLFQSDTCVAKHGLSIELYLFSWLSVVGQVFGLRIPPELFNHQHQL; encoded by the exons ATGGATGGAGTAATCTCGTGGAGTGAATTCTACAGAGCTGGTGGTGCTTTTATGGAGAGATGGAATAGATTGAATTCGAGTTTGCCACCATGGTCATGggtgtcttcttcttcttcttcgaaaCAACACTTGAATCTGGGTGTTGCTTCGTCCCAGTCTCATCATCAAAATCAA ATGAATGGATACTTAGTCCAAGAAAAGCTATGCCTTCCTGTTCATAACTCAACAACACAAAGAGATGGCACTTTTCAG GAAGACCTTGATATGGAAGAGGAGATCACCTTCACTGAGGAAGAAGAACCTGTTGATAGTGCGACATTG gttgaaAGCAATAATGGTGTTGGAGTACATTACTATGATTTCCATATAGTCTACAGTGCTTCATATCGAGTTCCAGTGTTATACTTTCGTGCTTACTGTATTG ATGGGCAACCTTTGAAACTGGAAGAGATTGAAAAAGACTTACCTTCATCCTCATCCAAGGTTTTGGTGGAATCAAAGTGGACCTTCATAACTCAGGAG GAGCATCCATACTTGAACAGACCATGGTACAAGTTACATCCATGTGGGACGAGTGAGTGGATGAAGTTGCTTTTTCAAAGTGACACGTGTGTAGCTAAACATGGTTTATCAATTGAACTATATCTGTTTTCATGGCTATCGGTAGTTGGCCAAGTATTTGGTCTTAGAATCCCACCTGAACTGTTCAATCATCAACATCAATTGTGA
- the LOC115712595 gene encoding rhodanese-like domain-containing protein 4A, chloroplastic, whose protein sequence is MESLSTVFFGSPPLQNHSKPHNSLNSKPPLFLPTLTPSSSSSSSHLHLSNSLQTHFPSSSIKIHQPNTDPLSNHLQTNHSLLKRSPLSQTLAKPHLYFVLTELITTYYTSPCFASESIVSSSTDQVSPNKIDLEAVLVSIDNFFNRYPFFVAGCTFIWLVVIPLTQEYFRKYKFIYAIDAFRKLRDDPNVQLLDIRDQKSLRYLKSPNLKIINKSVVQVQFSEDDTVGFVNKVLENFKDPENTVICILDNLDGNSLKVAELLFKNGFKAAYAIKDGIAGKKGWIEIQETLLPPSTHIYPKKRKIKQSEEEPLTNGAVGKNEDENKVTTTRPSSTAENQVAKITESILTTKNGAKSSSSPYPNYPDLKPPSSPTPSKPSK, encoded by the exons ATGGAGTCTCTTTCCACTGTGTTCTTCGGTTCTCCTCCTCTCCAAAACCATTCCAAACCCCACAATTCACTTAACTCTAAACCACCCTTATTTCTCCCAACACTCACTCCTTCttcctcatcttcttcctcTCACCTTCATCTATCCAATTCTCTTCAAACCCATTTCCCTTCTTCCTCTATTAAAATCCATCAACCAAACACAGACCCCCTTTCAAATCATCTTCAAACCAATCACTCTCTTCTCAAAAGGTCTCCACTTTCTCAAACCTTAGCAAAACCCCACCTCTATTTCGTGCTCACAGAGCTTATTACAACTTACTACACATCTCCATGTTTTGCCTCTGAATCTATAGTCTCCTCCTCAACAGATCAAGTTTCACCAAACAAAATCGACTTGGAAGCAGTCTTGGTCtcaattgataatttttttaacagataCCCTTTTTTTGTTGCTGGGTGTACTTTCATTTGGTTGGTTGTTATACCTTTAACACAAGAATATTTCAGGAAGTACAAGTTCATATACGCCATTGATGCTTTTAGAAAACTGAGAGATGACCCAAATGTGCAACTTTTGGATATTAGAGACCAGAAGAGTTTGAGGTATCTCAAATCCCCAAATTTGAAGATCATAAATAAGAGTGTAGTCCAAGTTCAATTTTCAGAGGATGATACAGTTGGGTTTGTAAATAAGGTTTTGGAAAACTTCAAAGACCCTGAAAATACTGTTATCTGTATTTTGGACAA TCTTGATGGGAATTCCCTGAAAGTGGCtgaattattattcaagaaTGGATTCAAAGCAGCTTATGCAATCAAAGATGGAATTGCAGGCAAAAAGGGCTGGATA GAAATACAAGAAACACTTTTGCCACCTTCTACTCATATTTATCCCAAAAAGAGGAAGATTAAACAGTCAGAAGAAGAACCTTTAACCAATGGTGCTGTTGGAaaaaatgaagatgaaaataagGTTACCACTACCAGACCTAGCTCCACAGCTGAGAATCAAGTAGCTAAGATCACAGAATCAATTTTAACAACCAAAAATGGTGCCAAATCATCCTCCTCTCCTTACCCCAAT TATCCAGATTTGAAACCTCCTTCCTCTCCAACTCCATCAAAGCCCTCAAAATGA